In a genomic window of Rhododendron vialii isolate Sample 1 chromosome 12a, ASM3025357v1:
- the LOC131311302 gene encoding flavonoid 3',5'-methyltransferase-like isoform X2, whose translation MTKCILKSEALTKYILETNAYPREHPQLKDLREATVNKYNKWSTMSVPVDEGQLISMLLKIMNAKKTLEIGVFTGYSLLATALALPDDGKVVAIDQDKEAYEVGLPFIRKAGVEHKINYIHSDGMITLNNLLKNERQEGEFEFAFVDADKENYINYHELLLKLVKVGGVIAYDNTLWSGRVAPSEHDEQVEDTARDALRKLNSFLASDSRIDSSLVSIADGLTLCRRLR comes from the exons ATGACGAAGTGCATCCTCAAGAGTGAAGCCCTCACAAAG TACATTTTGGAAACTAATGCCTATCCCAGAGAGCATCCCCAACTCAAGGATCTGAGAGAGGCAACTGTTAATAAGTACAATAAATG GAGTACAATGAGCGTGCCTGTGGATGAAGGACAACTTATTTCGATGCTTCTAAAGATCATGAATGCCAAGAAGACATTGGAGATTGGTGTTTTTACTGGTTATTCTCTCCTTGCTACAGCTCTTGCTCTTCCGGATGATGGCAAG GTAGTAGCGATTGATCAAGACAAAGAAGCTTATGAGGTAGGATTGCCATTTATTAGGAAGGCTGGTGTGGAGCATAAGATCAACTACATTCATTCCGATGGCATGATCACTCTGAACAACCTCCTTAAAAAC GAGAGACAAGAAGGGGAATTTGAATTTGCATTTGTGGATGCTGACAAGGAGAACTACATCAATTACCATGAGCTTCTGTTGAAGTTGGTTAAGGTTGGAGGTGTCATAGCATATGACAACACTTTGTGGTCCGGCAGAGTTGCCCCTTCTGAGCATGATGAACAAGTGGAGGACACAGCAAGGGATGCGTTGAGAAAGTTGAATAGTTTCCTGGCTTCGGATTCTCGCATCGACTCATCGCTTGTCTCCATTGCCGATGGTCTCACCCTCTGCAGGCGCCTCCGTTAG
- the LOC131311302 gene encoding flavonoid 3',5'-methyltransferase-like isoform X1 has protein sequence MTKCILKSEALTKYILETNAYPREHPQLKDLREATVNKYNKWSTMSVPVDEGQLISMLLKIMNAKKTLEIGVFTGYSLLATALALPDDGKAIAIDQDKEAYEVGLPFIRKAGVEHKINYIHSDGMITLNNLLKNERQEGEFEFAFVDADKENYINYHELLLKLVKVGGVIAYDNTLWSGRVAPSEHDEQVEDTARDALRKLNSFLASDSRIDSSLVSIADGLTLCRRLR, from the exons ATGACGAAGTGCATCCTCAAGAGTGAAGCCCTCACAAAG TACATTTTGGAAACTAATGCCTATCCCAGAGAGCATCCCCAACTCAAGGATCTGAGAGAGGCAACTGTTAATAAGTACAATAAATG GAGTACAATGAGCGTGCCTGTGGATGAAGGACAACTTATTTCGATGCTTCTAAAGATCATGAATGCCAAGAAGACATTGGAGATTGGTGTTTTTACTGGTTATTCTCTCCTTGCTACAGCTCTTGCTCTTCCGGATGATGGCAAGGCAA TAGCGATTGATCAAGACAAAGAAGCTTATGAGGTAGGATTGCCATTTATTAGGAAGGCTGGTGTGGAGCATAAGATCAACTACATTCATTCCGATGGCATGATCACTCTGAACAACCTCCTTAAAAAC GAGAGACAAGAAGGGGAATTTGAATTTGCATTTGTGGATGCTGACAAGGAGAACTACATCAATTACCATGAGCTTCTGTTGAAGTTGGTTAAGGTTGGAGGTGTCATAGCATATGACAACACTTTGTGGTCCGGCAGAGTTGCCCCTTCTGAGCATGATGAACAAGTGGAGGACACAGCAAGGGATGCGTTGAGAAAGTTGAATAGTTTCCTGGCTTCGGATTCTCGCATCGACTCATCGCTTGTCTCCATTGCCGATGGTCTCACCCTCTGCAGGCGCCTCCGTTAG
- the LOC131311302 gene encoding flavonoid 3',5'-methyltransferase-like isoform X4 produces MSVPVDEGQLISMLLKIMNAKKTLEIGVFTGYSLLATALALPDDGKAIAIDQDKEAYEVGLPFIRKAGVEHKINYIHSDGMITLNNLLKNERQEGEFEFAFVDADKENYINYHELLLKLVKVGGVIAYDNTLWSGRVAPSEHDEQVEDTARDALRKLNSFLASDSRIDSSLVSIADGLTLCRRLR; encoded by the exons ATGAGCGTGCCTGTGGATGAAGGACAACTTATTTCGATGCTTCTAAAGATCATGAATGCCAAGAAGACATTGGAGATTGGTGTTTTTACTGGTTATTCTCTCCTTGCTACAGCTCTTGCTCTTCCGGATGATGGCAAGGCAA TAGCGATTGATCAAGACAAAGAAGCTTATGAGGTAGGATTGCCATTTATTAGGAAGGCTGGTGTGGAGCATAAGATCAACTACATTCATTCCGATGGCATGATCACTCTGAACAACCTCCTTAAAAAC GAGAGACAAGAAGGGGAATTTGAATTTGCATTTGTGGATGCTGACAAGGAGAACTACATCAATTACCATGAGCTTCTGTTGAAGTTGGTTAAGGTTGGAGGTGTCATAGCATATGACAACACTTTGTGGTCCGGCAGAGTTGCCCCTTCTGAGCATGATGAACAAGTGGAGGACACAGCAAGGGATGCGTTGAGAAAGTTGAATAGTTTCCTGGCTTCGGATTCTCGCATCGACTCATCGCTTGTCTCCATTGCCGATGGTCTCACCCTCTGCAGGCGCCTCCGTTAG
- the LOC131311302 gene encoding flavonoid 3',5'-methyltransferase-like isoform X3 — MLLNQNLKLLRFGKVWKQNFNSEKLQSCKWRMLCHDASQSTMSVPVDEGQLISMLLKIMNAKKTLEIGVFTGYSLLATALALPDDGKAIAIDQDKEAYEVGLPFIRKAGVEHKINYIHSDGMITLNNLLKNERQEGEFEFAFVDADKENYINYHELLLKLVKVGGVIAYDNTLWSGRVAPSEHDEQVEDTARDALRKLNSFLASDSRIDSSLVSIADGLTLCRRLR; from the exons ATGCTTTTAAATCAAAATTTGAAGCTTTTGCGGTTTGGGAAGGTTTGGAAACAGAACTTCAATTCGGAAAAGCTTCAAAGCTGCAAATGGAGAATGCTTTGTCATGACGCCTCTCA GAGTACAATGAGCGTGCCTGTGGATGAAGGACAACTTATTTCGATGCTTCTAAAGATCATGAATGCCAAGAAGACATTGGAGATTGGTGTTTTTACTGGTTATTCTCTCCTTGCTACAGCTCTTGCTCTTCCGGATGATGGCAAGGCAA TAGCGATTGATCAAGACAAAGAAGCTTATGAGGTAGGATTGCCATTTATTAGGAAGGCTGGTGTGGAGCATAAGATCAACTACATTCATTCCGATGGCATGATCACTCTGAACAACCTCCTTAAAAAC GAGAGACAAGAAGGGGAATTTGAATTTGCATTTGTGGATGCTGACAAGGAGAACTACATCAATTACCATGAGCTTCTGTTGAAGTTGGTTAAGGTTGGAGGTGTCATAGCATATGACAACACTTTGTGGTCCGGCAGAGTTGCCCCTTCTGAGCATGATGAACAAGTGGAGGACACAGCAAGGGATGCGTTGAGAAAGTTGAATAGTTTCCTGGCTTCGGATTCTCGCATCGACTCATCGCTTGTCTCCATTGCCGATGGTCTCACCCTCTGCAGGCGCCTCCGTTAG